The Sedimentisphaera salicampi genome includes a region encoding these proteins:
- a CDS encoding uroporphyrinogen decarboxylase family protein — MIEPLKKLLDHLNSILDPDRQEEIEQRHKRALKWQQTDRLPLVMCYPLDKRADFLPFPHREIFESPEKMFYNELVHAFDTSIAMRDKINDDLPLTVRANFGTVLVASMFGCGVEIADDNPPWARHLESKDEFEKCLDNFDPSDFSSPWMAKAEKTLKVYKQILSEYPKLENMIQIVLPDLQGPLDNAAMVRGSEFFVELLTEPELTAKAMKLAAQAQAKAAERFSSYLTEKVNGFAHQHAAMIRGNILLRNDSSVMISPEMYSEKIAPYDELVLKSMGSGSIHSCGRIGHVAEKFTEIPHCLSVDFGQPEMNDLDTIYSIAKERNISLIRVSVSKEQLISGEVQKRFPTGVSLVYRADSFAEAQELMKQYSGS; from the coding sequence ATGATTGAACCACTGAAAAAACTTCTTGATCACTTAAACAGCATACTTGACCCTGACCGACAGGAAGAGATTGAACAGCGTCATAAACGGGCTTTGAAATGGCAGCAGACCGACAGGCTTCCGCTAGTGATGTGTTATCCTTTAGATAAACGGGCAGATTTCCTGCCTTTCCCGCACAGGGAGATCTTCGAAAGCCCTGAGAAAATGTTTTACAACGAACTCGTACACGCATTTGATACAAGCATCGCAATGCGTGATAAAATCAATGACGATTTGCCTTTAACTGTAAGAGCAAATTTCGGAACAGTTTTAGTGGCTTCAATGTTTGGCTGTGGAGTAGAAATTGCAGATGATAATCCCCCATGGGCAAGACATCTTGAATCAAAGGATGAGTTTGAAAAATGCCTTGATAATTTCGACCCATCTGATTTTTCAAGCCCTTGGATGGCTAAAGCGGAAAAAACGCTGAAGGTTTACAAACAGATACTTTCAGAATATCCAAAGCTTGAGAATATGATTCAGATTGTCTTACCTGACCTTCAGGGACCGCTGGACAACGCGGCTATGGTGCGAGGGAGCGAGTTTTTTGTAGAGCTGCTTACCGAGCCGGAATTAACTGCTAAAGCGATGAAGCTTGCCGCTCAGGCTCAGGCTAAAGCAGCCGAGCGTTTTTCTTCTTATCTTACCGAAAAGGTAAATGGTTTTGCTCACCAGCACGCTGCGATGATACGCGGGAATATACTCCTTAGAAATGATTCTTCAGTTATGATCTCCCCTGAAATGTATTCTGAGAAGATAGCCCCTTATGATGAGCTGGTTCTAAAATCTATGGGCAGCGGATCCATACATTCATGCGGCAGGATTGGCCATGTAGCAGAAAAGTTTACAGAAATACCGCACTGCCTTTCTGTTGATTTCGGCCAGCCCGAGATGAATGATTTAGATACTATTTACAGTATTGCAAAAGAACGAAATATTTCGCTTATAAGAGTTTCTGTTTCCAAAGAACAGCTTATAAGTGGTGAAGTGCAAAAACGCTTCCCTACGGGAGTTTCGCTGGTTTACAGGGCAGACTCTTTTGCCGAGGCCCAAGAGTTAATGAAGCAGTACTCCGGCAGTTGA
- a CDS encoding dihydrodipicolinate synthase family protein has translation MRALNADQIKGNWATLLSAWNSDGSLDMERVADEADVLIDMNVDGIYSNGTTGEFHCQNEKEFDRISECLAEKCNNAGMPFQIGVSHMSAQISLERLRRVVHLAPSAVQVILPDWFPVSDEEAVAFLKLMAEAAEGIGLVLYNPPHAKRVLDPEQVGRLSRLVPELTGLKTAGGDQIWYASMREHIPHLSVFVPGHLLASGIQQGASGSYSNVACLNPAAAQRWTEQIYQDMSSALELEKRLKEFMKNYIAPFITKKGFCNGACDRFMAVVGGWADVGSIMRWPYRSIPESEAPRVRQAGQRLIPGFF, from the coding sequence GTGCGAGCGCTTAATGCAGATCAGATAAAAGGCAACTGGGCTACACTGCTTTCAGCATGGAATTCGGACGGCTCGCTTGATATGGAGCGGGTTGCAGATGAGGCGGATGTCCTGATTGATATGAATGTTGATGGAATCTATTCTAATGGAACTACAGGAGAATTCCACTGTCAGAACGAAAAAGAATTCGATAGGATCTCAGAATGCTTGGCGGAAAAATGCAATAACGCCGGCATGCCGTTTCAGATAGGCGTGAGCCATATGTCTGCCCAGATATCTCTGGAGCGGCTGAGGCGGGTTGTTCATTTAGCCCCTTCTGCTGTGCAGGTGATCCTGCCGGACTGGTTTCCCGTTAGCGATGAAGAGGCAGTTGCTTTTCTGAAACTTATGGCGGAGGCAGCTGAGGGGATAGGGCTCGTGCTCTATAATCCGCCGCATGCCAAGAGGGTTTTAGATCCTGAGCAGGTAGGGCGTCTTTCAAGGCTGGTGCCCGAGTTGACAGGCTTAAAAACAGCCGGCGGAGATCAGATTTGGTATGCCTCAATGCGGGAGCATATCCCACACTTGAGCGTTTTTGTTCCGGGGCATTTGCTTGCAAGCGGCATACAGCAAGGGGCCAGCGGTTCTTACTCAAATGTTGCCTGTCTGAACCCTGCTGCTGCTCAGAGATGGACAGAACAAATCTATCAGGATATGTCTTCAGCTCTTGAGCTCGAAAAGCGTTTGAAGGAATTTATGAAGAATTACATCGCCCCTTTCATTACTAAAAAAGGTTTCTGCAATGGCGCCTGCGACCGATTTATGGCTGTTGTAGGCGGATGGGCTGATGTTGGGAGCATAATGAGATGGCCGTACAGATCTATACCTGAATCAGAAGCCCCCCGAGTTCGTCAAGCGGGACAGAGGCTTATACCTGGATTTTTTTAA
- a CDS encoding dihydrodipicolinate synthase family protein: protein MENVTEKKEINGGVLVPIITPVDENENVDEKAFRAVIRHCIDAGVDGIFAGGSAGMGPLLADDQWKRAMEIARDEVAEQAGLAGGVIATSTRRALEKIDILSRLDFPSMVVTPTYYIALTTEKEMLSHFSACREATDMQMITYNIPGCVQSTVPVSVIEYMAEKGWTNLIKESSGDRDYFLKVLDVCRRHSIGVMQGNEPDIEWGLKAGAAGIVPVCANYEPEAFVTAVEAAKQGDSQQLSETQEHISAVREVLLLGEEKNWIAGIMYGLSTLGMGIGRPVRPIQELTKDQKAPIDQLKSTSTVF from the coding sequence ATGGAAAATGTAACAGAAAAAAAAGAGATTAACGGAGGGGTGCTTGTTCCGATTATTACCCCTGTAGATGAGAATGAGAATGTTGATGAAAAAGCCTTCAGGGCAGTAATCAGGCATTGTATTGATGCTGGTGTGGATGGTATCTTTGCCGGTGGTTCAGCCGGGATGGGGCCTCTGCTGGCTGATGATCAATGGAAGCGTGCGATGGAGATTGCCAGGGATGAAGTGGCCGAGCAGGCTGGGCTCGCCGGCGGTGTGATAGCCACTTCCACACGCAGAGCTCTTGAGAAGATTGACATACTCAGCAGGCTGGATTTTCCCAGTATGGTAGTAACCCCTACATACTACATCGCTCTTACAACAGAAAAGGAAATGCTTTCGCATTTTTCTGCCTGCCGTGAAGCGACAGATATGCAGATGATAACCTACAATATTCCGGGCTGCGTTCAGAGCACTGTTCCTGTTTCGGTGATTGAATATATGGCCGAGAAGGGCTGGACTAATCTGATCAAGGAAAGCAGCGGAGATAGAGACTACTTTCTGAAAGTGCTTGATGTATGCCGTCGTCATTCAATCGGCGTAATGCAGGGCAATGAACCTGATATTGAATGGGGGCTTAAAGCCGGTGCAGCGGGTATAGTTCCTGTTTGCGCAAATTATGAGCCTGAAGCTTTCGTTACTGCTGTCGAAGCGGCAAAGCAGGGAGACTCACAACAGCTCTCAGAAACTCAGGAGCATATTTCAGCTGTTCGTGAAGTTCTGCTTCTTGGAGAAGAGAAAAACTGGATTGCTGGAATTATGTACGGCTTGTCAACACTTGGTATGGGAATAGGAAGGCCTGTCCGCCCGATTCAGGAATTAACTAAAGATCAGAAAGCCCCTATCGACCAACTTAAGAGCACATCAACAGTTTTTTAA
- a CDS encoding sialidase family protein, whose translation MNKEAAYPRNNFTAALVIAGILAFANQPLFAEAAWFVQEGKAVDIVDAGDVWSEGSDGLTASGSRSRLDAGKCVGSGDFNIIAVLKLDDIKKDNASFMIDAGKGLDVSELIFARNGRVVVRGFFFGDRTQTARKLNGLISSKKWFKLNIKRKDGVVFFLVEGELVWKMRYENSRPFGKVSLKPGRAEMTVRHFGMRGNTYPLDEWTPRLERDYSVAGKYSTDVFVSGEGGYHTYRIPAVVRSIEGTLLAFAEGRKDSHHDHGDVDIVLRRSVDNGKSWKQMKLVYEEGDTAKITIGNPSPVVDRETGRIWLFFCRDNKEVFSTYSDDDGLSFSEPVNLTGSLKKENWGSWYATGPCHGIQLESGRLVIPANHSEPEGGRVHMIVSDNHGQSWQIADVLDPGTNENSVAELQDGRIFVSIRRADHNNKKQYCRKVAWSKDEGDNFSSAELVSSLVGPICQAAVLSFDYQNNESVLLHSNPKSQRRERMTVRASNDGGKSWNEGLRVYEGSSAYSDMVQVNPNTVGLLFERDLYGSITFTSLDIEEIVR comes from the coding sequence ATGAATAAGGAAGCAGCTTATCCCCGGAATAATTTTACGGCGGCTCTTGTCATTGCCGGAATTTTAGCGTTTGCAAATCAGCCGCTTTTTGCAGAGGCAGCGTGGTTCGTTCAAGAAGGCAAGGCTGTAGATATAGTTGATGCCGGAGACGTTTGGAGTGAGGGTTCTGACGGGTTAACCGCCTCCGGAAGCAGAAGTCGGCTGGATGCCGGCAAATGTGTAGGTTCTGGAGATTTCAATATAATTGCTGTTCTCAAGCTGGATGATATAAAAAAAGATAATGCTTCATTTATGATTGATGCCGGGAAAGGGCTGGATGTTAGCGAGCTCATTTTTGCCCGAAACGGCAGAGTGGTTGTACGCGGATTTTTCTTCGGAGACCGCACACAGACCGCTCGGAAACTCAATGGCCTGATTTCTTCAAAAAAATGGTTCAAGCTGAATATAAAACGAAAAGACGGAGTTGTATTTTTTTTGGTTGAGGGTGAGCTTGTTTGGAAGATGCGCTACGAAAACAGCAGGCCATTCGGCAAAGTATCTCTCAAGCCCGGCAGGGCTGAAATGACAGTTCGGCATTTCGGTATGCGTGGGAACACCTATCCTCTGGATGAATGGACTCCAAGGCTCGAAAGAGATTATTCAGTTGCAGGCAAATACAGCACAGATGTGTTTGTAAGTGGTGAAGGGGGCTATCATACCTACCGCATCCCTGCTGTTGTACGTTCAATAGAAGGCACGCTCCTCGCTTTTGCAGAGGGCAGGAAAGACAGTCATCACGACCATGGGGATGTGGATATTGTTCTACGCCGCAGCGTTGATAACGGAAAAAGCTGGAAACAAATGAAACTCGTTTATGAAGAAGGAGACACTGCTAAAATAACGATAGGTAATCCTTCTCCTGTAGTTGACAGGGAAACAGGCCGCATTTGGCTGTTTTTCTGCAGAGACAATAAAGAGGTTTTCTCAACCTACAGCGATGATGATGGATTGAGCTTCTCTGAGCCAGTCAATTTGACAGGCAGCCTTAAAAAAGAGAATTGGGGAAGCTGGTATGCAACAGGCCCCTGCCACGGGATTCAGCTTGAAAGCGGCAGGCTCGTTATCCCCGCAAACCACAGTGAACCAGAAGGTGGACGGGTACATATGATTGTATCTGATAATCACGGCCAGAGCTGGCAGATTGCTGATGTGCTTGATCCCGGCACAAACGAAAACTCTGTAGCCGAACTTCAGGACGGCAGGATATTTGTTTCTATTCGCCGCGCAGACCATAATAATAAAAAGCAATACTGCCGGAAAGTGGCCTGGAGCAAAGACGAAGGAGATAACTTCAGCAGTGCAGAACTTGTAAGCTCACTTGTAGGTCCGATATGCCAGGCGGCAGTTCTCTCTTTTGATTATCAAAATAATGAATCAGTTCTTCTGCACAGCAATCCAAAATCACAGCGTAGGGAAAGAATGACTGTGCGCGCAAGCAATGATGGCGGAAAGAGTTGGAATGAAGGTCTGCGCGTTTATGAAGGATCTTCTGCGTACTCAGATATGGTGCAGGTAAATCCAAACACTGTGGGCTTGCTCTTCGAGCGGGATTTATACGGCAGCATTACTTTTACTTCGTTGGATATCGAAGAAATAGTCAGATAA
- a CDS encoding sialidase family protein — MFAGESPGIEKKDLFISSEGGYDTYRIPALAVTNKGTILAFCEGRKAGAGDAGDIDLLMRRSTDGGQTWSPQRVVWDHKDNTCGNPCPVVDQHTGTVWLFSTWNLGSDHESAILKGKSKDTRRVFVMHSKDDGKSWSKPEDITESAKAPNWRWYATGPGHGIQLNHGKHKGRLVVPADHSFQPVGGNKYGAHVIYSDDHGKTWQYSDAVLPGANENEVVELMDGRILMNARNHRYRGTRIKAYSSNGGQTWTEVHYSSELQEPRCQASTIRYSPGRYVDSQKDIILFSNPDHSSRRINMTVKMSLNGSENWHFKKTLHKNAAAYSCLAVLPDGRAACFYECGEDYPYKKITFAAFTLKWLTGLEDVIN, encoded by the coding sequence TTGTTTGCAGGAGAATCTCCCGGCATTGAAAAGAAGGATTTATTTATCAGCAGCGAGGGCGGATACGATACTTACCGTATCCCTGCATTGGCTGTAACCAACAAAGGGACAATTCTCGCCTTTTGCGAAGGACGAAAAGCAGGTGCGGGGGATGCCGGCGATATTGATCTCTTGATGAGAAGAAGCACAGACGGCGGACAAACTTGGAGCCCTCAGAGAGTTGTATGGGATCACAAAGACAATACTTGCGGGAATCCATGCCCTGTTGTTGATCAGCATACCGGTACTGTTTGGCTTTTTTCAACTTGGAATCTCGGCAGCGATCATGAAAGTGCTATTCTGAAAGGCAAAAGCAAAGATACCAGAAGGGTTTTTGTTATGCATTCCAAAGATGACGGCAAGAGCTGGTCGAAGCCGGAGGATATTACAGAATCTGCCAAAGCGCCTAACTGGCGATGGTATGCCACAGGCCCAGGCCACGGCATTCAGCTCAATCATGGAAAGCATAAAGGAAGGCTCGTGGTGCCCGCTGATCACTCCTTCCAGCCGGTTGGAGGGAATAAATACGGGGCTCACGTAATATACAGCGATGACCACGGCAAGACTTGGCAGTACAGTGATGCAGTTTTGCCCGGAGCAAACGAGAATGAAGTAGTGGAGCTGATGGACGGGCGGATTCTAATGAATGCCCGTAACCATCGTTACCGCGGCACGCGCATCAAGGCTTACAGCTCTAACGGAGGGCAAACTTGGACAGAAGTGCACTATTCCTCCGAGCTGCAGGAACCTCGCTGTCAGGCGAGTACGATCAGGTATTCTCCGGGAAGGTATGTCGATTCGCAGAAGGATATTATCCTTTTTTCCAATCCCGATCATTCAAGCAGAAGAATTAATATGACTGTAAAAATGAGTTTGAACGGCAGTGAAAACTGGCATTTCAAGAAAACCCTTCACAAAAATGCAGCGGCTTATTCCTGCCTCGCTGTTTTGCCTGATGGCAGGGCTGCTTGTTTTTATGAATGCGGCGAAGACTATCCTTACAAGAAAATTACTTTTGCTGCATTTACGCTCAAATGGCTAACCGGTCTGGAAGATGTTATAAACTAA